The Tardiphaga alba genome includes a window with the following:
- a CDS encoding GGDEF domain-containing protein gives MSLDSSTLYLVATLVAAMLGGMLLFFGRQERITALNWWGCAYLLGSVAVGLWTLAGPLLGEMLSLLFNAVGFVACGMVWTAARVFHGRRPNWAGLFLGAIAWIAAIMLLPAEMTPLRATIGAGIVALYAMLTAYELGTERRKSVQRRWPTVLIPLLHGFVLMLPIVLGDLLHADDKTFGASIWVTAFAVELVLYAVGTVFLIFMLVSERTVAAHKVAASCDPLTGLFNRRGFSEVTARMIEREAKAGRPVTVLIFDIDHFKSINDRFGHPAGDEVLKLFATVITNTLRITDLTGRIGGEEFASMLPCTLEEAMQAAERVREAFANCGVEVDETPVVTTVSIGVAGGPAGTEFDVLLAAADTALYQAKRGGRNRVQAAEEEPLSLEQGRKAAISGQASPSRVRNVVRSGVTMNMQSAQ, from the coding sequence ATGTCGCTCGATTCTTCCACGCTGTATCTGGTTGCGACGCTCGTCGCCGCGATGCTGGGCGGGATGCTGCTGTTCTTCGGACGACAGGAGCGGATCACAGCCCTGAACTGGTGGGGATGTGCTTATCTGCTCGGTTCGGTTGCGGTGGGATTGTGGACGCTTGCCGGGCCGCTATTGGGCGAGATGCTCTCGCTGCTTTTCAACGCAGTGGGATTCGTCGCCTGTGGCATGGTCTGGACCGCGGCACGGGTTTTCCACGGTCGTCGTCCAAACTGGGCCGGTCTTTTCCTGGGCGCTATCGCCTGGATTGCAGCGATCATGCTGCTTCCGGCGGAGATGACGCCACTGCGCGCGACCATCGGCGCCGGGATCGTCGCGCTTTACGCGATGCTGACGGCTTACGAGCTTGGAACCGAGCGCCGCAAATCGGTGCAACGGCGTTGGCCGACAGTGTTGATTCCGCTGCTGCACGGCTTCGTCCTGATGCTTCCGATCGTGCTTGGCGATCTACTGCATGCCGATGACAAGACGTTCGGCGCCAGCATCTGGGTGACGGCGTTCGCCGTCGAACTGGTGCTTTACGCTGTCGGCACGGTTTTCCTGATCTTCATGCTGGTGTCCGAGCGCACTGTCGCCGCCCACAAGGTGGCTGCGTCCTGCGATCCGCTCACAGGTCTCTTCAATCGTCGGGGATTCTCTGAAGTCACGGCGCGGATGATCGAGCGTGAGGCCAAGGCGGGGCGTCCGGTCACGGTGCTGATCTTTGACATCGACCACTTCAAGTCCATCAATGATCGCTTCGGTCATCCCGCTGGCGACGAGGTCCTCAAACTGTTCGCAACGGTGATCACGAATACGTTGCGGATCACCGATCTCACGGGCCGTATCGGTGGCGAGGAATTTGCCTCGATGCTGCCATGTACGCTCGAGGAGGCTATGCAGGCAGCGGAGCGCGTGCGCGAGGCATTTGCCAATTGCGGCGTCGAGGTCGATGAAACGCCGGTCGTGACGACGGTCAGCATCGGTGTGGCCGGTGGACCCGCCGGCACCGAGTTCGACGTGTTGCTCGCGGCAGCAGACACGGCACTTTACCAAGCCAAACGCGGTGGGCGTAACCGGGTGCAGGCAGCCGAGGAGGAGCCACTGTCACTGGAGCAGGGGCGGAAAGCGGCTATATCCGGGCAGGCATCGCCATCCCGCGTCCGCAACGTCGTGCGCAGCGGCGTCACCATGAACATGCAGAGCGCACAGTAA
- the rpsI gene encoding 30S ribosomal protein S9, with the protein MSDTMQSLEQLGSLKVSAPDAPRYEKKIDKQGRAYATGKRKDAVARVWVKPGSGKVVVNTRDVEVYFARPVLRMLIQQPLVAAARAGQYDVICTVAGGGLSGQAGAVRHGLSKALTNFEPELRSVLKKGGFLTRDARVVERKKYGKAKARRSFQFSKR; encoded by the coding sequence ATGTCCGATACCATGCAGTCTCTCGAACAGCTCGGCTCGCTGAAGGTCTCCGCACCGGACGCGCCGCGTTACGAAAAGAAGATCGACAAGCAGGGCCGCGCTTATGCCACTGGCAAGCGTAAGGACGCGGTTGCCCGCGTTTGGGTCAAGCCGGGTTCCGGCAAGGTTGTCGTCAACACCCGCGACGTCGAAGTGTACTTCGCTCGTCCGGTGCTGCGCATGCTGATCCAGCAGCCGCTGGTCGCCGCAGCCCGCGCTGGTCAGTATGACGTGATCTGCACCGTCGCCGGTGGTGGTCTGTCGGGCCAGGCAGGTGCTGTGCGCCACGGCCTGTCCAAGGCTCTGACCAACTTCGAGCCGGAGCTTCGCTCGGTTCTGAAGAAGGGCGGCTTCCTGACCCGCGACGCGCGTGTCGTTGAACGTAAGAAGTACGGCAAGGCGAAGGCCCGTCGTTCGTTCCAGTTCTCGAAGCGCTAA
- the rplM gene encoding 50S ribosomal protein L13, which translates to MKTFSAKPAEVTKKWIVIDATGLVVGRLATLVAMRLRGKHLPIYTPHVDCGDNVIIINAEKVVFTGRKRDDKMYYNHTGFIGGIKERSAKSILEGRFPERVVEKAVERMIPRGPLGRVQMGNLRVYAGAEHPHEAQQPEALDVGALNRKNKRAA; encoded by the coding sequence ATGAAAACCTTTTCGGCAAAGCCGGCTGAGGTCACGAAGAAGTGGATCGTCATCGACGCCACCGGTCTCGTGGTCGGCCGCCTCGCCACGCTGGTCGCCATGCGCCTGCGCGGCAAGCATCTCCCGATCTACACCCCCCACGTCGATTGCGGTGACAATGTCATCATCATCAACGCGGAGAAGGTGGTGTTCACCGGTCGCAAGCGCGACGACAAGATGTACTACAACCACACCGGTTTCATCGGCGGCATCAAAGAGCGTTCGGCCAAGTCGATCCTCGAAGGTCGCTTCCCGGAGCGCGTGGTCGAGAAGGCCGTTGAGCGCATGATCCCCCGTGGTCCGCTCGGTCGCGTCCAGATGGGCAACCTGCGTGTCTACGCAGGCGCCGAGCACCCGCATGAAGCACAGCAGCCCGAGGCACTCGATGTCGGCGCGCTGAACCGCAAGAACAAGAGGGCCGCATAA
- a CDS encoding PaaI family thioesterase, protein MTDAKMTVPELEEFLKREFPQAFGAGDIAIEHADGTTCLLRQTYGERMLRPGGTVSGPTLMALADFAMYVVLLSAIGPVGLAVTTSLNINFLRKGQPGQDVLAAAKLLKLGKRLAVGEVNLLSGTSADPIAHVTSTYSIPNKA, encoded by the coding sequence ATGACTGACGCGAAAATGACGGTGCCGGAGCTCGAAGAGTTCCTGAAGCGCGAGTTTCCGCAGGCCTTTGGTGCCGGCGACATCGCCATCGAGCATGCCGACGGCACCACCTGCCTGCTGCGGCAGACCTATGGCGAGCGCATGCTGCGGCCGGGCGGCACGGTATCGGGACCGACCCTGATGGCTCTGGCCGATTTCGCCATGTATGTCGTGCTGCTGTCCGCCATCGGCCCCGTAGGCCTCGCGGTCACCACCAGCCTGAACATCAATTTCCTGCGGAAGGGCCAGCCGGGCCAGGACGTGCTTGCGGCCGCCAAGCTGCTCAAGCTCGGCAAGCGCCTTGCAGTGGGGGAGGTGAACCTGCTGTCGGGCACCTCGGCCGACCCGATCGCTCATGTGACATCGACCTATTCCATTCCGAATAAAGCGTGA
- a CDS encoding enoyl-CoA hydratase yields the protein MAQPARAENAHPSILLREQVGDVAVLTLNRSAARNSLSDGLIAELHAALNDIANDKDVRAVVIAANGPAFSAGHDLKELTARRTDADRGRAYFGELMNACSAMMQAVVRLPKPVVAAVQGIATAAGCQLVASCDLAVASEHARFATPGVDIGLFCSTPMVALSRNVPRKQAMEMLLTGEPISAERAREIGLVNRVVPAGTERDAAIALAQQVARKSAHTIKIGKEAFYRQAEMDLADAYRFAAEVMTENMMARDAEEGIGAFIEKRVPVWEDR from the coding sequence ATGGCTCAACCTGCCCGCGCGGAAAACGCGCACCCATCCATTCTCTTGCGCGAGCAGGTCGGCGATGTCGCCGTGCTCACGCTCAACCGTTCGGCCGCGCGCAACAGCCTGTCGGATGGGCTGATCGCCGAGCTGCATGCGGCGCTGAACGACATCGCCAACGACAAAGACGTCCGCGCGGTGGTGATCGCTGCGAACGGACCCGCCTTCTCAGCCGGCCATGACCTGAAGGAATTGACGGCCCGCCGCACGGATGCCGATCGCGGCCGCGCCTATTTCGGCGAGCTGATGAATGCCTGCAGCGCCATGATGCAAGCCGTCGTGCGCTTGCCGAAACCGGTGGTTGCCGCTGTCCAAGGCATTGCGACTGCGGCCGGCTGCCAGCTCGTGGCAAGTTGCGATCTCGCCGTTGCCTCCGAGCACGCCCGCTTCGCCACGCCCGGGGTCGATATCGGACTGTTCTGCTCGACGCCCATGGTCGCACTGTCGCGCAACGTCCCGCGCAAACAGGCGATGGAAATGCTGCTCACGGGCGAGCCGATCTCGGCGGAACGCGCACGGGAGATCGGCCTCGTCAACCGCGTGGTGCCAGCCGGCACCGAGCGCGATGCTGCGATCGCCCTCGCCCAGCAAGTCGCTCGCAAATCGGCGCATACGATCAAGATCGGCAAGGAAGCGTTCTATCGTCAGGCAGAGATGGATCTGGCCGACGCCTATCGCTTTGCCGCCGAGGTGATGACCGAGAACATGATGGCGCGCGATGCCGAAGAAGGCATCGGAGCATTCATCGAGAAGCGCGTGCCAGTGTGGGAAGATCGGTGA
- a CDS encoding CoA-binding protein: protein MNHDSYSDDYIREILNTVKTVAMIGASPQNVRPSYFVFKYLAERGYDMIPINPGQVGKSLLGKPFVKSLEDIDRPIDMIDMFRNAEHAMPIVDAALALKTQPKVIWMQLGVRNDEAAAKAEAAGIKVVMNRCPKIEYGRLSSEIQWMGVNSRTISAKRAPVPVQGMRLSLNRQSLGGGSTTAADRIAQIGNKDKNDIV from the coding sequence ATGAACCACGACAGCTATAGCGACGATTACATCCGCGAAATCCTCAATACGGTGAAGACAGTCGCGATGATCGGCGCATCGCCGCAAAATGTGCGGCCGAGCTACTTCGTTTTCAAATATCTCGCCGAGCGCGGCTACGACATGATCCCGATCAATCCGGGCCAGGTCGGCAAGAGCCTGCTCGGCAAGCCCTTCGTCAAATCGCTGGAGGATATCGACCGCCCCATCGACATGATCGACATGTTTCGCAATGCCGAGCATGCGATGCCCATCGTCGATGCCGCGCTTGCGCTCAAAACGCAGCCCAAGGTGATCTGGATGCAGCTTGGCGTTCGCAATGACGAAGCCGCGGCCAAGGCCGAAGCGGCCGGCATCAAGGTCGTCATGAACCGCTGCCCGAAGATCGAATACGGCCGGCTGTCGTCGGAAATCCAGTGGATGGGCGTCAATTCCCGCACCATCAGCGCCAAACGCGCACCTGTGCCGGTGCAAGGCATGCGGCTGTCCCTGAATCGCCAAAGCCTGGGTGGCGGCAGCACGACGGCGGCAGATCGCATCGCCCAGATCGGCAACAAGGACAAGAACGACATCGTCTGA
- a CDS encoding O-acetylhomoserine aminocarboxypropyltransferase, translating to MNDRIPGFGTLAVHAGAQPDPTTGARATPIYQTTSFVFNDADHAASLFGLQAFGNIYTRITNPTTAVLEERVAALEGGTAALAVASGHAAQLVVFQQLLQPGDEFIASRKLYGGSINQFSHAFKSFGWNVVWADPDDVASFERAVTPKTKAIFIESIANPAGSITDIEGVAAVARRAGVPLIVDNTLASPYLIRPIDHGADIVVHSLTKFLGGHGNSLGGIIVDAGTFDWSKDGKYPVLSEPRPEYHGIKLQETFGNFSFAIACRVLGLRDLGPALSPFNAFMIQTGIETLPLRMQKHSDNAKAVAEWLSAHPAVAAVNYAGLPNDKYHALARKYAPKGAGAVFTFSLKGGYDAGVSLVSNLKLFSHLANVGDTRSLVIHPASTTHSQLDDDAKTRSGAGPDVVRLSIGIEDKEDLIADLEQALSA from the coding sequence ATGAACGACCGTATTCCAGGTTTCGGCACCCTTGCCGTCCATGCCGGCGCGCAGCCCGATCCGACCACCGGCGCTCGCGCGACGCCGATCTACCAGACGACGTCTTTCGTCTTCAACGACGCCGATCATGCGGCCTCGCTGTTCGGCCTGCAGGCTTTCGGCAATATCTATACGCGCATCACCAATCCGACGACCGCCGTGCTCGAAGAGCGCGTTGCTGCGCTTGAAGGCGGCACCGCTGCCCTCGCCGTGGCATCCGGCCATGCCGCGCAGCTCGTGGTGTTCCAGCAGCTGCTGCAGCCCGGCGACGAATTCATCGCATCGCGAAAACTCTATGGCGGCTCGATTAACCAGTTCAGCCATGCGTTCAAGAGCTTTGGCTGGAATGTGGTGTGGGCCGATCCCGATGACGTCGCCTCGTTCGAACGCGCGGTAACGCCGAAGACCAAGGCGATCTTCATCGAGTCGATCGCCAATCCTGCCGGCTCCATCACCGACATCGAAGGCGTCGCCGCCGTCGCCCGCAGGGCCGGCGTGCCGCTGATCGTCGATAACACGCTGGCCTCGCCCTATCTGATCCGCCCGATCGATCACGGCGCCGACATCGTCGTGCATTCGCTGACAAAGTTTCTCGGCGGCCACGGCAATTCGCTCGGCGGCATCATTGTCGATGCCGGCACGTTTGACTGGTCGAAGGACGGCAAATATCCGGTGCTGTCGGAGCCGCGCCCGGAATATCACGGCATCAAGCTGCAGGAGACGTTTGGCAACTTCTCGTTCGCCATCGCCTGCCGCGTGCTCGGCCTGCGCGATCTCGGCCCGGCGCTGTCGCCGTTCAACGCGTTCATGATCCAGACCGGCATCGAGACGCTGCCACTGCGCATGCAGAAGCACAGCGACAATGCCAAGGCGGTGGCCGAATGGTTGTCTGCACATCCGGCCGTGGCGGCGGTGAATTATGCGGGGCTGCCGAACGACAAGTATCACGCGCTTGCCCGCAAATACGCACCGAAGGGCGCCGGTGCGGTGTTCACCTTCAGCCTGAAGGGCGGCTATGACGCGGGCGTCAGCCTGGTGTCGAACCTGAAGCTGTTCTCGCATCTCGCCAATGTCGGCGACACCCGCTCGCTGGTGATCCATCCGGCGTCGACCACCCACAGCCAGCTCGACGACGACGCCAAGACGCGTTCGGGCGCCGGTCCGGACGTGGTGCGCCTGTCGATCGGCATCGAGGACAAGGAAGATCTGATCGCGGATCTCGAACAGGCGTTGAGCGCCTGA
- a CDS encoding COX15/CtaA family protein: MAAISQIRDKELRPVRVWLMVVAAMIVAMVMVGGATRLTESGLSIVEWKPVTGALPPLTDAHWHDAFEAYKKIPQYREVNRGMSLDEFKTIFWWEWSHRLLGRTIGMVFLFPFLFFLWRGVLTSELKKRLWVIFGLGGLQGFVGWWMVASGLTHRVEVSQYRLAVHLMLALIIFAAIVWVLRRMKAGATAAATGRLRVTSWVLLGLTFLQLYFGALVAGLRAGRVFNTWPDIDGAFIPAASRLFFEDPWWRNMFDNALTVQFQHRMTAYLLFALAVWHALDAILAKADRSVVNGALWLAASIAVQAMLGILTLLHQVPIDLALAHQAVAIVVLTLALLQVERMKVRDVPLASRQLDLAEGRAA, translated from the coding sequence ATGGCCGCCATTTCCCAAATCCGCGACAAGGAATTGCGCCCGGTGCGCGTCTGGCTGATGGTCGTTGCGGCCATGATCGTCGCCATGGTGATGGTTGGCGGGGCCACTCGCCTGACCGAATCCGGCCTGTCGATCGTCGAATGGAAGCCGGTGACCGGTGCGCTACCGCCGCTGACTGATGCGCACTGGCACGATGCCTTCGAGGCCTACAAGAAGATCCCGCAATATCGCGAGGTGAATCGCGGGATGAGCCTCGACGAATTCAAGACCATCTTCTGGTGGGAATGGAGCCATCGTCTGCTCGGCCGCACCATCGGCATGGTGTTCCTGTTTCCTTTCCTGTTTTTCCTTTGGCGCGGTGTGCTGACGTCGGAGCTGAAGAAGCGACTCTGGGTGATCTTCGGTCTCGGCGGCCTGCAGGGTTTTGTCGGCTGGTGGATGGTCGCGTCCGGCCTCACGCATCGCGTGGAAGTCTCGCAATATCGCCTCGCGGTGCATCTTATGCTGGCGCTGATCATTTTTGCCGCCATCGTCTGGGTGCTCAGGCGGATGAAAGCTGGCGCAACGGCGGCGGCGACAGGGCGGTTGCGGGTGACGAGCTGGGTTCTGCTCGGGCTGACATTTCTGCAGCTCTATTTCGGTGCGCTCGTTGCAGGTCTGCGGGCTGGCCGCGTCTTCAACACCTGGCCGGATATCGACGGCGCATTCATTCCCGCGGCGTCACGGCTGTTTTTCGAGGATCCGTGGTGGCGCAACATGTTCGACAATGCGCTGACCGTGCAGTTCCAGCACCGCATGACCGCGTATCTGTTATTCGCGCTGGCGGTCTGGCACGCCTTGGACGCGATCCTGGCCAAGGCCGATCGTTCGGTGGTCAATGGTGCGTTGTGGCTGGCGGCGAGCATTGCCGTGCAGGCCATGCTCGGCATTCTCACCCTGCTGCATCAAGTGCCGATCGATCTCGCGCTGGCGCATCAGGCGGTGGCGATCGTCGTGCTGACCCTGGCGCTGCTGCAGGTGGAGCGGATGAAGGTGCGGGATGTGCCGCTCGCGTCTCGGCAGCTAGATCTCGCGGAAGGTAGAGCTGCGTAG
- a CDS encoding DUF2842 domain-containing protein, translating to MKIRTRKFLGTIFLLILVVVWSLLGMAMAQIPWLAASGWRQAIFYVVAGIGWVLPAMPIVSWMQKPDKDEEA from the coding sequence ATGAAAATCCGCACGCGCAAATTCCTCGGAACCATCTTCCTGCTGATCCTGGTGGTGGTGTGGTCATTGCTCGGCATGGCGATGGCGCAAATACCGTGGCTCGCCGCGTCCGGATGGCGGCAGGCAATCTTCTATGTGGTCGCAGGTATTGGCTGGGTGCTGCCGGCCATGCCGATCGTCAGCTGGATGCAGAAGCCGGATAAGGACGAGGAAGCGTAA
- a CDS encoding polysaccharide deacetylase family protein, producing MLELAYASGLWRLLESSRGGVGTILKFERVRPRRNDAFQPLRAREITPQFLHRLITRLKKWPVDIVSMDEACRRVTAPRAGRRFVALTFDGGTRDFVDYAYPLLSGHQVPFAVYLPAAFPDGLGRMWWLALDAVIATQDRVNTVVDDVRRYFETVSVADKYHAHHYLDGWLRSLPPLQLAHAVDDLCLRYGIDMAALTRAAVMTWDDVATFAGDPLATIGTSTLNYPILANLDASEAQRDMMLGQAVAEAALPKRPQHFAYPFGYAGSFGARDVTMAAEQGFVSAVTSVAGVVKGGSDLHALPRIAWDGRRTSLRVLRVMMSGWP from the coding sequence ATGCTGGAGCTGGCTTATGCCAGTGGTCTCTGGCGTTTGCTGGAATCCTCGCGGGGCGGCGTCGGTACCATCTTGAAATTCGAGCGCGTGCGACCCAGGCGGAACGATGCGTTCCAGCCGCTGCGCGCCCGCGAAATCACGCCGCAATTCCTGCATCGGCTCATCACCCGGCTGAAGAAGTGGCCCGTCGATATCGTATCCATGGACGAGGCCTGCCGCCGCGTGACTGCGCCACGCGCCGGCCGCCGTTTTGTTGCGCTGACCTTTGATGGCGGCACACGTGATTTCGTCGACTACGCCTATCCGCTGTTGTCCGGCCATCAGGTGCCGTTTGCCGTCTATCTCCCGGCGGCATTTCCCGACGGGCTCGGCCGGATGTGGTGGCTGGCGCTGGACGCCGTGATCGCCACGCAAGATCGCGTCAATACGGTCGTCGATGACGTCAGGCGTTATTTCGAGACCGTGAGCGTCGCCGACAAATATCATGCGCATCACTATCTCGATGGCTGGCTGCGCAGTCTGCCGCCGCTGCAGCTTGCGCATGCGGTCGATGATCTCTGCTTGCGCTATGGCATCGACATGGCAGCTTTGACGCGCGCGGCCGTCATGACATGGGATGATGTCGCGACATTCGCCGGTGACCCGCTGGCTACCATTGGCACCAGCACCTTGAACTATCCGATCCTGGCAAATCTCGACGCATCGGAGGCGCAGCGCGACATGATGCTGGGACAGGCGGTGGCCGAGGCTGCGCTGCCGAAGCGGCCGCAGCACTTCGCCTATCCGTTCGGCTATGCCGGGTCATTTGGCGCGCGCGACGTGACGATGGCGGCGGAGCAGGGCTTCGTCAGTGCGGTGACATCGGTGGCTGGGGTCGTGAAAGGTGGAAGCGACCTGCATGCATTGCCGCGGATCGCGTGGGACGGGCGGCGGACGTCGCTGCGCGTGCTTCGCGTGATGATGAGCGGTTGGCCTTAG
- a CDS encoding GNAT family N-acetyltransferase — protein sequence MTVAAAMDTPIAALPSAHRIARVDIIQDVAAAEPVWRQFETSAHLATPYQRFDFQAAWLKHVATAEGVQPTIVIAYDPDQQPLLLLPLVVGRENGMRVASFPGGKHVTFNMPLWRRDFADSATRSEMETLLKGIHARAGNIDVLALLRQPQTWRGIANPMALLAHQPSTNDCPVLIITPDTGPNDRVSSSMRKRLKTKEAKYKGLPGYGYMHATTPADVTRVLDMFFAVKPLRMAEQGLPDVFAEPGVEAFLRDACAAPRSGGYAIDIHALVCDEEVIAMFAGVADEDRFSMMFNTYTMSANAKYSPGLILMRTIVDYYAERGIRSLDLGIGEGDYKRMFCKDDEVIFDSYIPLTTRGRLGALGLSSVAHAKRMVKQSPALLQMAQKLRGAFQRS from the coding sequence ATGACAGTGGCTGCGGCAATGGACACACCAATCGCGGCTCTCCCGAGCGCGCACCGTATCGCGCGTGTCGATATCATCCAGGATGTCGCCGCTGCAGAACCGGTCTGGCGCCAGTTCGAGACATCTGCCCATCTCGCGACACCCTATCAGCGGTTCGATTTCCAGGCGGCCTGGCTGAAACATGTCGCCACCGCCGAGGGTGTTCAGCCGACTATCGTGATTGCCTATGACCCCGACCAGCAGCCACTGCTCTTGCTGCCGCTCGTGGTCGGTCGTGAGAATGGAATGCGCGTTGCCAGCTTTCCCGGCGGCAAACACGTCACATTCAATATGCCGCTATGGCGCCGTGATTTTGCCGACAGCGCGACCCGCAGCGAGATGGAGACCTTGCTGAAGGGCATCCATGCGCGTGCCGGGAACATCGATGTGCTGGCCCTGCTCCGCCAGCCGCAGACCTGGCGCGGCATCGCCAATCCGATGGCCTTGCTGGCGCATCAGCCTTCGACCAACGACTGCCCGGTGCTGATCATCACGCCTGACACGGGGCCGAACGATCGCGTCAGCAGTTCCATGCGCAAGCGCCTCAAGACGAAAGAAGCGAAATACAAGGGTCTTCCCGGCTATGGCTACATGCATGCGACAACACCGGCCGATGTGACGCGCGTGCTCGACATGTTTTTTGCCGTAAAACCGCTGCGCATGGCCGAACAGGGCCTGCCCGATGTTTTCGCCGAGCCTGGTGTCGAGGCGTTTCTGCGCGACGCCTGCGCCGCCCCGCGGTCAGGTGGCTATGCCATCGATATTCATGCGCTGGTCTGCGACGAGGAAGTCATCGCCATGTTTGCCGGCGTGGCGGACGAAGATCGCTTCTCGATGATGTTCAACACCTACACGATGTCGGCCAACGCCAAATACAGCCCCGGGCTTATCCTGATGCGCACCATCGTGGACTATTATGCCGAGCGCGGCATTCGTTCCCTCGATCTCGGTATCGGCGAAGGCGACTACAAGCGGATGTTCTGCAAGGATGACGAGGTCATCTTCGACAGCTACATCCCGCTGACCACCCGCGGCCGTCTCGGCGCGCTTGGTCTGTCATCGGTCGCGCATGCCAAGCGCATGGTCAAACAGTCGCCAGCTTTGCTGCAGATGGCTCAGAAGCTTCGCGGCGCATTTCAACGATCGTGA